A single window of Nicotiana tomentosiformis chromosome 1, ASM39032v3, whole genome shotgun sequence DNA harbors:
- the LOC104100411 gene encoding mitochondrial dicarboxylate/tricarboxylate transporter DTC-like isoform X1: MEDSELNMMYEKEKQMVKVSESSFRNSVWPSLKPFVNGGLAAVLPLSSVYFLQSCIYHSLNAMVKSSGQELINPKWLHQTYFNVSQRMPFVLSRGGINMAALLGSYEILTRKVKVLNKGSPLTIYQEAGCGLISGTFRAYICYPLIEGHVAAGIAQAVNLKCNRFGHIFSTITQVVRNEGVLALWKGAPRVNPASMASCTGMLVSYDRTRIYLKERYGLRENAARLGAGIFSGMCSGACAISIRYAAEIIGFIRSKRVKSPHSFLFYALKVLKPGGGSNFYSCLGKQSVRNAPGAMIMWVFLEAVRDAEESIGL; encoded by the exons ATGGAAGATTCGGAGTTGAATATGATGTacgaaaaagaaaagcaaatggTGAAAGTTTCTGAGAGTAGTTTCAGAAACAGTGTGTGGCCATCACTGAAGCCATTTGTCAATGGAGGGCTTGCTGCGGTGCTTCCTTTGAGTAGTGTGTATTTTTTGCAATCATGCATTTACCACAGCTTAAACGCCATGGTCAAGTCGTCGGGTCAAGAATTAATCAACCCTAAATGGCTCCATCAAACGTATTTTAATGTGTCTCAG AGAATGCCATTCGTGTTGTCTCGAGGAGGGATAAACATGGCTGCGCTACTTGGATCCTATGA GATCTTGACAAGAAAAGTGAAAGTCTTGAATAAAGGGAGCCCTTTGACCATCTATCAGGAGGCTGGTTGTGGGCTTATCTCTGGAACATTTCGTGCTTATATTTGTTATCCTCTGATAGAAGGACATGTTGCTGCTGGCATTGCTCAAGCAGTAAACCTTAAATGTAATCGCTTTGGACATATTTTCAGTACAATCACACAGGTGGTAAGAAATGAAGGGGTTTTAGCATTATGGAAAGGAGCCCCGCGTGTTAATCCGGCATCAATGGCATCATGCACAGGAATGCTAGTATCATATGATCGGACTcggatttatttgaaagaaagataTGGTCTAAGGGAAAATGCTGCACGTTTAG GTGCAGGAATATTCTCAGGGATGTGTTCTGGAGCCTGCGCTATATCAATTCGTTATGCAGCTGAAATTATTGGCTTTATACGATCCAAAAGAGTTAAATCCCCACATAGTTTTTTATTCTATGCCTTAAAAGTTCTTAAGCCAGGTGGAGGCTCTAATTTCTACTCATGTCTCGGAAAGCAGTCTGTTCGTAATGCTCCTGGTGCTATG ATCATGTGGGTGTTTCTGGAAGCAGTCCGTGATGCAGAGGAGTCCATTGGATTGTAG
- the LOC104100411 gene encoding mitochondrial dicarboxylate/tricarboxylate transporter DTC-like isoform X2: protein MEDSELNMMYEKEKQMVKVSESSFRNSVWPSLKPFVNGGLAAVLPLSSVYFLQSCIYHSLNAMVKSSGQELINPKWLHQTYFNVSQRMPFVLSRGGINMAALLGSYDTITQVVRNEGVLALWKGAPRVNPASMASCTGMLVSYDRTRIYLKERYGLRENAARLGAGIFSGMCSGACAISIRYAAEIIGFIRSKRVKSPHSFLFYALKVLKPGGGSNFYSCLGKQSVRNAPGAMIMWVFLEAVRDAEESIGL, encoded by the exons ATGGAAGATTCGGAGTTGAATATGATGTacgaaaaagaaaagcaaatggTGAAAGTTTCTGAGAGTAGTTTCAGAAACAGTGTGTGGCCATCACTGAAGCCATTTGTCAATGGAGGGCTTGCTGCGGTGCTTCCTTTGAGTAGTGTGTATTTTTTGCAATCATGCATTTACCACAGCTTAAACGCCATGGTCAAGTCGTCGGGTCAAGAATTAATCAACCCTAAATGGCTCCATCAAACGTATTTTAATGTGTCTCAG AGAATGCCATTCGTGTTGTCTCGAGGAGGGATAAACATGGCTGCGCTACTTGGATCCTATGA TACAATCACACAGGTGGTAAGAAATGAAGGGGTTTTAGCATTATGGAAAGGAGCCCCGCGTGTTAATCCGGCATCAATGGCATCATGCACAGGAATGCTAGTATCATATGATCGGACTcggatttatttgaaagaaagataTGGTCTAAGGGAAAATGCTGCACGTTTAG GTGCAGGAATATTCTCAGGGATGTGTTCTGGAGCCTGCGCTATATCAATTCGTTATGCAGCTGAAATTATTGGCTTTATACGATCCAAAAGAGTTAAATCCCCACATAGTTTTTTATTCTATGCCTTAAAAGTTCTTAAGCCAGGTGGAGGCTCTAATTTCTACTCATGTCTCGGAAAGCAGTCTGTTCGTAATGCTCCTGGTGCTATG ATCATGTGGGTGTTTCTGGAAGCAGTCCGTGATGCAGAGGAGTCCATTGGATTGTAG